A region of the Dethiosulfovibrio salsuginis genome:
CGCCACTCCAGCTCGGGCATATACCGAAAGTTCATGCCGTAGACTCCTGCGATGAAGGTCAGAGGAATGAAGACGGTGGCTATGATGGTAAGGACCTTCATGACCTCGTTCATACGGTTGCTGACGCTGGAGAGGTAGGTATCGTGCATACCGCCTAACAGGTCTCTCAAGGCCTCCACCATGTCGATGACCTGTATGGTGTGGTCGTAAAGGTCCCTCATGAAGACCTTGGTCTCCGTCTGAAAGAAGGACGTCCCATTTTTCTCCATAATCCCTATTCCCTCCCTCAGGGGCCATACGGATTTTCGAAGGATCAGGACGTCCCTCTTAAGCCTGTGTATCTCCTGTAGATCCCCTGGCTGGGGGTCGCTCAGAAGGTGGTCGTCCATGTCCTCTATAAAATCCCCGACCTTCTCCACAGCCAGAAAATAATGGTCCACCACCGAGTCGATGAGGGCGTAGGCAAGGTAATCGGACTTAAGGTTCACCATCATCCACTTTGATTTCCTTATCCTCTCTCGAACCATGTCGAAGACGTCCCCCTCGTCCTCTAAAAAGGATATGACGTAGCCTTTCCCCAATATGAGGCTGACGTGTTCTACATCGATGCACTTCGCCTCGTCGTCGTAGCTGATCATCTTAAGTACAACGAAAAGATACTCCGGAAAGACCTCCGCCTTAGGCCTCTGAGAGGTGTTCACTATGTCCTCC
Encoded here:
- the corA gene encoding magnesium/cobalt transporter CorA, whose protein sequence is MSTGKKRRREKLSQRRAKTSTAPGTPIFVGERKMDDIRIDIMSYGQNQVLELKDVPVQELPDPSEEGAVTWINVSGVHDLGIVEAIGRKFNLHPLTVEDIVNTSQRPKAEVFPEYLFVVLKMISYDDEAKCIDVEHVSLILGKGYVISFLEDEGDVFDMVRERIRKSKWMMVNLKSDYLAYALIDSVVDHYFLAVEKVGDFIEDMDDHLLSDPQPGDLQEIHRLKRDVLILRKSVWPLREGIGIMEKNGTSFFQTETKVFMRDLYDHTIQVIDMVEALRDLLGGMHDTYLSSVSNRMNEVMKVLTIIATVFIPLTFIAGVYGMNFRYMPELEWRWGYPLVWVVMVGIGGSMILFFKRKKWL